The following are encoded in a window of Methanocaldococcus sp. genomic DNA:
- a CDS encoding 3-dehydroquinate synthase II: MKFGWVRVTGDNWEDKKEIVKMALESSIPVIVAEPEDIEKIKELGNIKVASNSLDADIVLINKDDNLEFLKEAKNLGKETAIYIPIESKEDEEFASEVARYGFVDNIILEGRDWTIIPLENLIADLFNRDVKIIASVDSVDEAKVAYEILEKGTDGVLFNLKNIEDIKELSKLIEDMNKEKVKLDVATITKVEPIGSGDRVCIDTCSLMNIGEGMLIGSYSRGLFLVHSETVENPYVSTRPFRVNAGPVHAYILCPGNKTKYLSELKAGDKVLIVDKDGNAREAIVGRVKIERRPLILIEAEYKGDIIRTILQNAETIRLVNEKGEPVSVVDLKPGDKVLIRPDEYARHFGMAIKETIIEK, translated from the coding sequence ATGAAATTTGGATGGGTTAGAGTTACAGGAGATAATTGGGAAGATAAGAAAGAAATTGTAAAAATGGCTTTGGAGTCATCAATTCCCGTAATTGTTGCTGAGCCAGAAGATATTGAAAAAATTAAAGAATTGGGTAATATTAAAGTTGCTTCAAATTCTTTGGATGCTGACATCGTTTTAATAAATAAAGATGACAACTTAGAATTTTTAAAAGAGGCAAAAAATTTAGGGAAAGAAACTGCTATATACATTCCTATAGAGTCAAAAGAAGATGAAGAATTTGCTTCAGAAGTTGCAAGATATGGCTTTGTTGATAATATTATATTAGAGGGTAGAGATTGGACTATAATTCCATTAGAAAACTTAATAGCAGATTTATTTAATAGAGATGTAAAGATTATTGCAAGTGTTGATTCAGTTGATGAGGCAAAAGTTGCCTATGAGATTTTAGAAAAAGGGACGGATGGAGTTCTATTCAATCTAAAAAACATTGAAGATATAAAAGAATTATCAAAACTAATTGAAGATATGAATAAAGAGAAAGTAAAATTAGATGTAGCAACTATTACAAAAGTAGAACCAATAGGTAGTGGAGATAGGGTTTGTATTGATACCTGTTCTTTAATGAACATTGGGGAGGGAATGTTAATTGGTTCATATTCAAGAGGTTTATTCTTAGTGCATTCTGAAACTGTGGAAAATCCTTATGTATCTACAAGACCTTTCAGAGTTAATGCAGGACCTGTTCATGCCTATATATTATGCCCAGGAAATAAAACAAAATATTTAAGTGAATTAAAGGCAGGAGATAAGGTTTTAATAGTTGATAAGGATGGTAACGCAAGAGAGGCAATAGTTGGCAGAGTTAAAATTGAAAGAAGACCCTTAATATTAATTGAGGCAGAGTATAAAGGAGATATAATTAGAACAATATTACAAAACGCTGAAACTATAAGATTGGTGAATGAAAAAGGAGAACCAGTTTCTGTTGTAGATTTAAAACCAGGAGACAAAGTTTTAATAAGACCAGATGAATATGCGAGACATTTTGGGATGGCTATAAAGGAAACAATAATTGAAAAGTGA
- the hxlB gene encoding 6-phospho-3-hexuloisomerase: protein MEELEIVLQNINILKNFYIEDEWKQKMNLLVHKIINAKKIFVFGVGRSGYVGRSFAMRLMHLGFNSYFVGDTTTPSYEKDDLLILITGSGKTESVLIVAKKAKKINNNIVAIVCESGSIIKLVDLTIQLPIKKSNYLPMGTAFEEMALIFLDLVIAEIMKKLNLDESEIIKRHCNLL, encoded by the coding sequence TTGGAAGAACTTGAAATTGTTTTACAAAATATTAATATATTAAAAAATTTTTATATTGAAGATGAATGGAAACAAAAAATGAATTTATTAGTACATAAAATAATTAATGCAAAAAAAATTTTTGTATTTGGGGTAGGAAGAAGTGGATATGTAGGAAGATCCTTTGCTATGAGATTGATGCATCTTGGCTTTAACTCTTATTTTGTTGGAGATACAACAACGCCATCTTACGAAAAGGATGATTTATTAATTTTAATAACAGGTAGTGGAAAGACAGAGAGTGTTTTAATTGTAGCTAAAAAGGCTAAAAAGATAAATAATAATATTGTTGCTATTGTTTGTGAGAGTGGCTCTATAATAAAGTTGGTAGATTTAACCATACAATTACCTATTAAAAAATCAAATTACTTACCAATGGGAACAGCATTTGAAGAAATGGCATTAATATTCTTAGATTTAGTTATTGCCGAAATTATGAAAAAATTAAACTTAGATGAAAGCGAAATAATAAAGAGACATTGTAATCTATTATAA
- the sucD gene encoding succinate--CoA ligase subunit alpha, protein MILLDENTRAIVQGITGKQGSFHTKKMLECGTKIVGGVTPGKGGMNVHGVPVFDTVKEAVKETDANASVIFVPAPFAKDAVFEAIDAGLDLIVVITEHIPIQDTMEFVNYAEDLGVKIIGPNTPGIASPKVGKLGIIPMEVLNVGNIGIVSRSGTLTYEIAHQIKKAGLGVSTCVGIGGDPITGLRYKEILELFEEDDETEAVVLIGEIGGGAEEEASKFIKKMKKPVIGYIAGQSAPEGKRMGHAGAIIEKGKGTAESKMKALKEAGAYVAKRISDIPKILIEINRD, encoded by the coding sequence ATGATTTTATTAGACGAAAATACAAGAGCAATAGTTCAAGGAATAACTGGAAAACAGGGAAGTTTTCATACAAAAAAAATGTTAGAATGTGGAACAAAAATTGTTGGTGGAGTTACTCCAGGAAAGGGAGGAATGAATGTTCATGGAGTTCCAGTTTTTGATACTGTTAAAGAGGCAGTTAAAGAAACAGATGCTAATGCATCGGTAATTTTTGTTCCAGCACCATTTGCTAAGGATGCTGTTTTTGAAGCAATAGATGCAGGATTGGATTTAATTGTCGTTATAACTGAGCATATTCCTATTCAGGATACAATGGAATTCGTAAATTATGCAGAAGATTTAGGAGTTAAAATTATTGGTCCTAATACACCAGGAATAGCCTCTCCAAAAGTAGGAAAACTTGGAATTATACCAATGGAAGTTTTAAATGTTGGTAATATAGGAATAGTTTCAAGAAGTGGAACTTTAACTTATGAGATTGCACATCAAATAAAAAAGGCAGGTTTAGGAGTATCAACATGTGTAGGAATTGGCGGAGATCCGATAACTGGGTTAAGATATAAAGAAATTTTAGAGCTATTTGAAGAGGATGATGAAACTGAGGCTGTTGTATTAATTGGAGAAATTGGAGGAGGTGCTGAGGAAGAGGCAAGTAAGTTTATAAAAAAGATGAAAAAGCCAGTTATAGGATATATTGCAGGACAGTCTGCTCCAGAAGGTAAAAGAATGGGGCATGCAGGGGCAATAATTGAAAAAGGAAAGGGAACTGCTGAGAGTAAAATGAAAGCCTTAAAAGAAGCAGGGGCTTATGTGGCAAAAAGAATATCAGATATCCCAAAAATACTAATAGAAATTAATAGAGATTAG
- a CDS encoding MJ1244 family protein: protein MSKRVLLKLFIEEKNINKAINIMTMAKISGFFLHKYRGISADKFKTLKKEDLEDINKVYEIINKESDKAVIIGTVVKEEKSKKIEELLKEKMLNDKWTLIKIPILKVKVHKV, encoded by the coding sequence ATGTCAAAAAGAGTATTATTAAAACTGTTTATTGAAGAAAAGAATATTAATAAGGCTATAAATATTATGACCATGGCTAAAATTTCTGGATTCTTTTTGCATAAATATAGGGGTATATCAGCAGATAAGTTTAAAACTCTAAAAAAGGAGGATTTAGAAGATATTAATAAAGTTTATGAAATTATAAATAAAGAATCTGATAAAGCTGTTATTATAGGAACAGTTGTTAAAGAAGAGAAATCTAAAAAAATAGAGGAATTACTAAAAGAAAAAATGTTAAATGATAAATGGACATTAATTAAAATCCCAATATTAAAAGTTAAGGTTCATAAGGTTTAA
- a CDS encoding MJ1244 family protein → MKILLYLFVESENVGKAINALSEGGITGFFLYDYKGMSPQDWHGFLLDEDPEMAIKAVSDLAQNAILIGTVVSESKLMELEKIIDEKLADCKYTIIEIPIEGIIVNMP, encoded by the coding sequence ATGAAAATTTTACTGTATTTATTCGTCGAAAGTGAAAATGTTGGGAAGGCAATAAATGCATTATCAGAGGGAGGAATAACAGGATTTTTTTTATATGATTATAAAGGGATGTCTCCTCAGGATTGGCACGGATTTTTGTTAGATGAAGATCCTGAAATGGCTATAAAGGCTGTTAGCGATTTAGCACAAAATGCTATCTTAATTGGTACTGTTGTTAGTGAAAGCAAACTTATGGAGTTAGAAAAAATTATAGACGAAAAACTTGCTGATTGTAAATACACTATAATTGAAATCCCAATAGAGGGAATTATTGTAAATATGCCTTAA
- a CDS encoding DUF134 domain-containing protein, with amino-acid sequence MGRRGRPKIPRFISEEPKFRIFKPHGVPFGHLDKVVLTVDELEAIRLVDYMDFTQEEAAKLMGISRRVLWSLLKEGRKKISDALINGKIIIIEGGFYKIRECGFCMRNRFGIKKHCRNINNMNGE; translated from the coding sequence ATGGGTAGAAGAGGAAGACCAAAGATACCAAGATTTATATCTGAGGAACCTAAGTTTAGAATATTTAAACCTCATGGAGTACCTTTTGGACATTTAGATAAAGTTGTATTAACAGTAGATGAATTAGAGGCTATTAGGTTAGTTGATTATATGGACTTTACTCAGGAAGAGGCGGCAAAGTTAATGGGTATTTCAAGAAGAGTATTGTGGAGTTTATTAAAAGAAGGTAGGAAAAAGATATCTGATGCATTGATAAATGGAAAAATCATAATTATTGAAGGTGGTTTTTACAAAATTAGAGAATGTGGTTTTTGTATGAGAAATAGATTTGGAATAAAAAAACATTGTAGGAATATAAACAATATGAATGGTGAGTAG
- the atwA gene encoding methyl coenzyme M reductase system, component A2: MILLEVNNVTKKFGDKVVLKNISFKLEEGESLGILGRSGAGKSVLLHMLRGMEGYEPTEGNIIYHVSYCEKCGYVDVPSKAGSPCKKCGNTLKKIDVDFWNDKKYTYNLKKKIAIMLQRTFALYGEKTVIENILEALYQAGYEGKEAINKALELIKMVKLEHRITHIARDLSGGEKQRVVLARQIAKEPFIFLADEPTGTLDPQTAKLVHKALKDLVINNNISLILTSHWPEVIAELTERAIWLDKGEIIMEGTSEEVYNKFMESVKEFQKPKVEIEIKEDIIKLEHISKHYCSVERGVIKAVDDVTLNIRENEIFGIVGTSGAGKTTLAKIIAGVLPPSKGKYWFRVGDEWVDMTKPGLNGRGRAKRYIGILFQEYALYPHRTILENLTEAIGLELPDEFARMKAVYTLTSVGFSEEEAEEILDKYPNELSVGERHRCALAQVLIKEPRVVILDEPTGTMDPITRNIVAESILKSRIELEQTYIIVSHDMDFVLNVCDRAGLMRNGKLIKVGKPEEIVPLLTKEEKQEMFNK, translated from the coding sequence ATGATACTATTGGAAGTAAATAATGTAACAAAAAAGTTTGGAGATAAGGTAGTTTTAAAAAATATTTCATTTAAATTGGAGGAAGGAGAATCCTTAGGTATATTAGGAAGAAGTGGAGCAGGAAAATCAGTTTTATTACATATGTTAAGAGGTATGGAAGGTTATGAGCCTACTGAGGGAAATATTATTTATCATGTCTCATACTGTGAAAAGTGTGGATATGTAGATGTTCCTTCGAAGGCAGGTTCTCCATGTAAAAAGTGTGGAAACACTCTAAAAAAGATAGATGTAGATTTTTGGAATGATAAAAAATACACATATAATTTAAAAAAGAAAATTGCTATAATGCTTCAAAGAACATTTGCCTTATATGGAGAGAAAACAGTTATTGAGAATATTTTGGAAGCTTTGTATCAGGCAGGTTATGAAGGAAAAGAGGCTATAAATAAGGCGTTAGAATTAATTAAGATGGTTAAGTTAGAGCATAGAATTACTCACATTGCAAGAGATTTAAGTGGTGGAGAGAAGCAGAGAGTAGTTTTAGCAAGGCAAATAGCAAAAGAGCCATTTATATTTTTAGCAGACGAACCAACAGGAACATTAGACCCTCAAACTGCTAAGTTAGTTCATAAGGCATTAAAAGATTTAGTTATAAATAACAATATAAGTTTAATTTTAACTTCACACTGGCCAGAAGTTATTGCTGAATTAACAGAGAGGGCTATTTGGTTAGATAAAGGAGAAATTATAATGGAAGGTACATCAGAGGAAGTTTATAATAAATTTATGGAATCTGTAAAAGAGTTCCAAAAACCAAAAGTTGAAATAGAAATTAAAGAAGATATTATAAAATTGGAGCATATATCTAAACACTACTGTTCAGTTGAAAGAGGTGTTATTAAAGCTGTAGATGATGTAACACTCAATATAAGAGAAAACGAAATATTTGGAATAGTTGGGACAAGTGGGGCTGGAAAAACAACATTGGCAAAAATTATTGCAGGAGTTCTTCCACCATCAAAAGGAAAGTATTGGTTTAGAGTAGGAGATGAATGGGTAGATATGACAAAGCCCGGATTAAATGGAAGAGGTAGAGCTAAGAGATATATTGGAATATTATTCCAAGAGTATGCATTGTATCCTCATAGAACTATATTGGAGAACTTAACAGAGGCAATAGGTTTAGAACTACCAGACGAATTTGCAAGAATGAAGGCAGTTTATACTTTAACTTCAGTTGGATTTAGTGAAGAGGAGGCTGAGGAAATCTTAGATAAGTATCCTAATGAATTGAGTGTTGGAGAAAGGCATAGATGTGCTTTAGCGCAAGTTTTAATAAAGGAGCCAAGAGTTGTTATATTAGATGAGCCAACAGGAACTATGGACCCTATAACAAGAAATATAGTTGCAGAATCCATCTTAAAATCAAGAATTGAGTTAGAGCAAACATATATTATAGTTTCTCACGATATGGATTTCGTATTAAATGTTTGTGATAGAGCCGGGTTAATGAGAAATGGTAAATTAATCAAAGTAGGAAAGCCAGAAGAAATTGTTCCATTATTAACTAAAGAAGAAAAACAAGAGATGTTCAATAAGTAA
- the proS gene encoding proline--tRNA ligase: MEFSEWYSEILEKAGIYDVRYPIKGCGIYLPYGFKIRKYTFEIIRDLLDKSGHEEVLFPLLIPENLLAKEGEHIKGFEDEVYWVTHGGKNPLDVKLALRPTSETAIYYMMKLWVKVHTDLPIKIYQIVNTFRYETKHTRPLIRLREIMTFKEAHTAHSTKEEAENQIKEAISIYKKFFDTLGIPYLISKRPEWDKFPGAEYTVAFDTIFPDGRAMQIATVHNLGQNFSRTFEIIFETPTGDKDYAYQTCYGISDRVIASIIAIHGDEKGLILPPIVAPIQIVIVPLIFKGQEDLVLNKAEEIYKRLKDKYRVYIDDRDIRPGRKFNDWEIKGVPLRIEIGPKDIENKKITLFRRDTMEKFQVDESQLENVIEKTLNNIMENIKNISWKKFENFITIMDSLDTDKIKEILSQRKGIILIPFNEEIYNEKLEEKVEATILGETEYKGNKYIAIAKTY; encoded by the coding sequence TTGGAATTTTCGGAGTGGTATTCTGAAATACTGGAAAAGGCAGGAATTTATGATGTTAGATATCCAATAAAAGGATGTGGAATTTATCTACCTTATGGATTTAAAATCAGAAAATATACATTTGAAATAATTAGGGATTTGTTAGATAAAAGTGGGCATGAGGAAGTTTTATTCCCATTGTTAATTCCAGAAAATCTATTGGCTAAAGAAGGAGAGCATATAAAAGGATTTGAAGATGAGGTTTATTGGGTAACTCATGGAGGAAAGAATCCATTAGATGTTAAATTAGCATTAAGACCTACATCTGAAACTGCAATATACTATATGATGAAACTTTGGGTAAAGGTTCATACTGACTTACCTATAAAAATTTATCAAATTGTCAATACTTTTAGATATGAAACAAAGCACACAAGGCCTTTAATTAGATTGAGAGAAATAATGACTTTTAAAGAGGCACATACAGCACATTCTACAAAAGAAGAGGCAGAGAATCAAATTAAAGAAGCAATATCAATTTATAAAAAATTCTTTGACACCTTAGGAATTCCATACTTAATTTCAAAGAGACCAGAATGGGACAAATTTCCAGGGGCAGAATATACAGTTGCCTTCGATACTATATTCCCAGACGGTAGAGCGATGCAAATAGCAACAGTTCATAATTTAGGGCAGAATTTTTCAAGGACTTTTGAAATTATATTTGAAACTCCAACAGGAGATAAGGATTATGCTTATCAAACCTGCTATGGTATTTCAGATAGAGTTATTGCTTCAATTATAGCAATACACGGAGATGAAAAAGGATTAATTCTACCCCCAATAGTAGCACCAATACAAATAGTTATAGTCCCATTAATCTTTAAAGGACAGGAAGATTTAGTTTTAAATAAGGCAGAAGAGATTTATAAAAGATTAAAAGATAAGTATAGAGTTTATATTGATGACAGAGATATAAGACCTGGAAGAAAGTTTAATGATTGGGAAATAAAGGGAGTGCCTTTGAGAATTGAAATAGGCCCAAAAGATATTGAAAATAAAAAAATAACTCTATTTAGAAGAGATACTATGGAGAAGTTCCAAGTAGATGAGTCACAATTAGAAAATGTTATAGAAAAAACTTTAAATAATATTATGGAAAACATTAAAAATATATCTTGGAAAAAATTTGAAAACTTTATAACAATTATGGATAGTTTAGATACTGATAAAATTAAAGAAATACTTTCTCAAAGAAAAGGAATAATATTAATCCCATTTAATGAAGAAATTTATAATGAAAAACTTGAAGAAAAGGTGGAAGCAACTATTTTAGGAGAAACTGAATATAAAGGAAATAAGTATATTGCAATAGCTAAAACTTATTAA
- the psmB gene encoding archaeal proteasome endopeptidase complex subunit beta, which yields MEPLKGTTTVGLICDDAVILATDKRASMGNLVADKNAKKLYKIDDYIAITIAGSVGDAQAIVRMLSAEARLYKMRTGKYISPLACATLLSNILHSSRYFPFLTQIIIGGYDLTDGPKLFSLDPLGGMNEETNFIATGSGSPIAYGVLEAEYEKDMSVEDGLKLAVKALKSAMERDAYSGNGISLAVITKEGVKILEDDEVEKILKKIQTKSKKSTKRSRKKSK from the coding sequence ATGGAACCTTTAAAAGGAACGACTACTGTTGGTTTAATTTGTGATGATGCTGTAATATTGGCAACTGACAAAAGAGCATCTATGGGTAATTTAGTAGCGGATAAAAATGCTAAAAAATTATATAAAATAGATGATTATATTGCAATAACAATTGCTGGTAGTGTTGGAGATGCACAGGCAATAGTTAGAATGTTATCAGCTGAAGCAAGATTATATAAAATGAGAACAGGCAAATATATTTCTCCATTAGCGTGTGCTACATTATTAAGTAATATACTACATTCAAGTAGATACTTCCCTTTTTTAACACAAATAATTATTGGAGGCTATGATTTGACTGATGGGCCTAAATTATTTTCATTAGATCCATTAGGAGGGATGAATGAAGAAACTAATTTTATTGCCACAGGTTCAGGTTCTCCTATTGCTTATGGAGTTTTAGAGGCAGAATATGAAAAAGATATGTCTGTTGAAGATGGATTAAAATTAGCAGTAAAAGCATTAAAATCTGCTATGGAGAGAGATGCTTATTCAGGTAATGGAATATCATTAGCTGTAATAACGAAAGAGGGTGTAAAAATATTGGAAGATGACGAAGTTGAAAAAATTTTAAAAAAAATACAAACAAAATCTAAAAAATCTACAAAAAGAAGTAGAAAAAAAAGTAAATAA